A genomic window from Streptomyces sp. 846.5 includes:
- a CDS encoding adenylate kinase: MRLVLLGPPGAGKGTQSLLLAASLDVPHISTGELFRGHVERGTALGEQVRAVMATGGLVPTALTVAVAEERLSHGDAADGFLLDGFPRSTEQAEALDRILASRAQELSAAVLLDLPDDEVVRRIAGRRVCGRDPSHTFHEDTAPPLRAGECDHCGGALHRRADDEPATVLRRQELYRSETAPLVDHYLRAGLLLRVDALGPVPEVGNRVHRALAASRR, from the coding sequence ATGCGCCTCGTTCTGCTCGGCCCGCCGGGTGCCGGCAAGGGCACCCAGTCCTTGCTCCTGGCCGCGTCCCTGGACGTCCCGCACATCTCCACCGGGGAACTGTTCCGGGGTCATGTGGAACGGGGGACGGCCCTGGGCGAACAGGTGCGCGCCGTCATGGCCACCGGCGGGCTGGTGCCCACAGCGCTGACCGTGGCCGTGGCCGAGGAGCGGCTCTCCCACGGCGACGCCGCCGACGGTTTCCTGCTGGACGGCTTCCCCCGCAGCACCGAGCAGGCCGAGGCGCTGGACCGGATTCTCGCCTCCCGCGCACAGGAGTTGAGCGCGGCGGTGCTCCTCGACCTCCCCGACGACGAGGTGGTCCGGCGGATCGCCGGTCGGCGGGTGTGCGGCCGCGACCCGTCCCACACCTTCCACGAGGACACGGCGCCCCCGCTGCGGGCGGGGGAGTGCGACCACTGCGGCGGCGCGCTGCACCGGCGGGCCGACGACGAACCGGCGACTGTGCTGCGCCGTCAGGAGCTGTACCGGAGCGAGACCGCCCCGTTGGTGGACCACTATCTGAGGGCGGGCCTGCTGCTCCGGGTGGACGCGCTGGGCCCGGTCCCCGAGGTCGGGAACCGGGTGCACCGGGCGCTGGCGGCGAGCCGCCGCTGA
- a CDS encoding MFS transporter produces the protein MTHLSTPLPTDDGRLLAALHRKAAKRLLPLLGLLYLISYLDRSNIAFAGPNGMNHDLGLTSTAFGLASGIFFLGYSLLGVPSNLALHRFGAGSWLARILVVWGVVATLTAFVQNATELEVARFLLGTAEAGCLPGIVLYLTLWFPDDVRTRLTAWFFLALPLSTALGAPLSGMLIQWSDSLFGVAGWRAMFLLEGAPALLLAVAVWRLLPNGPRDARWLTGEEQTLLTARLDQDAAASSRSAVPADRSASREWLAPRVWGLALAYFGIIYGQYALGFFLPTIIKGFETQSGGHFSIIQRGLINAVPYVLAAAVMVGWAKRAQRAPSRAPYVAVPALVAGAVIPCALYLGGPLPTMAAISVCAVAVLSAIPVFWALPTEMLSRRAAAGGIALVNTVGSLSGFAAPYVTGWLKDYSGSTKPGLWLAGAMMILSAGLVAMLSRSRPGRVQDPAVAVTAPVAPVRIAAPETPQQASTR, from the coding sequence ATGACGCACCTGAGCACACCCCTGCCCACCGACGACGGCCGGCTGCTCGCCGCCCTCCACCGCAAGGCCGCCAAGCGGCTGCTTCCGCTGCTCGGCCTGCTCTACCTGATCAGCTATCTGGACCGCAGCAACATCGCCTTCGCCGGGCCGAACGGCATGAACCACGACCTCGGCCTGACCTCCACCGCCTTCGGCCTGGCCTCGGGGATCTTCTTCCTCGGCTACTCGCTCCTGGGAGTGCCGAGCAACCTGGCCCTGCACAGATTCGGCGCCGGCTCCTGGCTGGCGCGGATCCTGGTGGTCTGGGGCGTGGTGGCCACGCTCACCGCCTTCGTCCAGAACGCGACCGAGCTGGAGGTCGCCCGGTTCCTGCTCGGCACCGCCGAGGCGGGGTGCCTGCCCGGCATCGTGCTCTATCTGACGCTGTGGTTCCCCGACGATGTGCGCACCCGGCTGACGGCGTGGTTCTTCCTGGCCCTGCCCCTGTCCACGGCCCTCGGGGCACCCCTGTCGGGAATGCTGATCCAGTGGAGCGACAGCCTGTTCGGGGTGGCCGGCTGGCGGGCGATGTTCCTGCTCGAAGGAGCGCCCGCGCTGCTCCTGGCCGTGGCGGTCTGGAGACTCCTGCCCAACGGACCGCGCGACGCGCGCTGGCTGACCGGGGAGGAGCAGACCCTGCTCACGGCCCGGCTGGACCAGGACGCCGCCGCGTCGTCCAGATCAGCGGTGCCGGCGGACCGCAGCGCCTCCAGGGAGTGGCTGGCACCCCGGGTGTGGGGGCTGGCACTGGCCTACTTCGGCATCATCTACGGCCAGTACGCCCTCGGCTTCTTCCTGCCCACCATCATCAAGGGCTTCGAGACGCAGTCCGGCGGCCACTTCTCGATCATCCAGCGGGGACTGATCAACGCGGTTCCGTACGTGCTGGCCGCGGCCGTCATGGTGGGCTGGGCGAAGCGGGCCCAGCGGGCGCCGTCGCGCGCCCCGTACGTCGCCGTCCCCGCGCTGGTCGCCGGCGCGGTCATCCCGTGCGCGCTCTACCTCGGCGGTCCGCTGCCCACCATGGCCGCCATCTCGGTGTGCGCGGTGGCCGTGCTGTCCGCGATCCCGGTGTTCTGGGCGCTGCCGACCGAGATGCTCAGCCGGCGGGCGGCTGCGGGAGGGATAGCGCTGGTCAACACGGTGGGCAGCCTCAGTGGATTCGCCGCGCCGTACGTCACCGGCTGGCTGAAGGACTACAGCGGCTCGACCAAGCCCGGCCTGTGGCTGGCCGGTGCCATGATGATCCTCTCCGCAGGGCTGGTCGCGATGCTGAGTCGCAGCCGACCCGGGCGGGTGCAGGACCCCGCGGTCGCAGTGACCGCACCGGTGGCACCGGTACGGATCGCCGCACCGGAGACGCCGCAGCAGGCCTCCACCCGCTGA
- the leuC gene encoding 3-isopropylmalate dehydratase large subunit, whose amino-acid sequence MTGQTLAEKVWDTHLVSRQPGEPDILYIDMHLLHEVTSPQAFDGLGLRGRQVRRPGLTLATEDHNTPTLNILKPIEDPFSRAQVEAIRENCKKFGVRIHELGDPGQGIVHVIGPETGLTQPGMTVVCGDSHTSTHGAFGALAFGIGTSEVEHVLATQTLRLRPFRTMAVNLVGAPRPGVTAKDIILAVIGRIGTGGGQGHVIEYRGEVLAGMTMEARMTICNMSIEAGARAGMIAPDETTFAYLHGRPYAPSGALWDQAVAHWRTLRTDEDAVFDKVVDIDLTELTPYVSWGTNPSQVLPLSATVPAPEDVADPDQRAACERALEYMGLKPGQELTGIPVDAVFLGSCTNGRLEDLRAAAAVLRGRSVAPGLRMLVVPGSDRVREAAESEGLHHVFRDAGAEWRNAGCSMCMAMNPDFLQPGQRAASTSNRNFEGRQGAGSRTHLVSPAVAAATAVAGALSSPADLPAPPAARSVTDEV is encoded by the coding sequence GTGACTGGTCAGACCCTTGCCGAGAAGGTGTGGGACACACACCTGGTGAGCCGGCAGCCCGGAGAGCCGGACATCCTCTACATCGACATGCACCTTCTCCACGAGGTGACGAGCCCTCAGGCATTCGACGGGCTCGGGCTTCGCGGGCGGCAGGTTCGCCGCCCCGGACTCACCCTCGCCACCGAGGACCACAACACCCCGACCCTGAATATCCTCAAGCCCATCGAGGATCCTTTTTCACGGGCCCAGGTCGAGGCAATTCGGGAGAACTGCAAGAAGTTCGGTGTACGAATTCACGAACTCGGCGACCCCGGCCAGGGAATTGTTCACGTCATCGGCCCGGAGACCGGGCTCACCCAGCCCGGAATGACCGTGGTCTGCGGCGACTCGCACACCTCGACGCACGGCGCCTTCGGCGCGCTGGCGTTCGGCATCGGCACCAGCGAGGTCGAGCACGTGCTCGCCACCCAGACCCTGCGGCTGCGCCCGTTCCGCACCATGGCCGTCAACCTGGTCGGCGCCCCGCGGCCCGGCGTCACCGCGAAGGACATCATCCTCGCGGTGATCGGCCGCATCGGCACCGGCGGCGGCCAGGGGCACGTCATCGAATACCGCGGCGAGGTGCTCGCGGGGATGACGATGGAGGCCCGGATGACGATCTGCAACATGTCGATCGAGGCCGGCGCGCGGGCCGGGATGATCGCGCCGGACGAGACCACCTTCGCCTACCTGCACGGCCGCCCCTACGCCCCGAGCGGCGCGCTCTGGGACCAGGCCGTCGCGCACTGGCGCACACTGCGCACCGACGAGGACGCGGTCTTCGACAAGGTGGTCGACATCGATCTGACCGAACTCACCCCCTACGTCAGCTGGGGCACCAACCCGAGCCAGGTGCTGCCGCTGTCCGCCACCGTCCCCGCCCCGGAGGACGTCGCCGACCCGGACCAGCGCGCCGCCTGCGAACGCGCGCTGGAGTACATGGGCCTGAAGCCCGGTCAGGAGCTGACCGGCATTCCGGTCGACGCCGTCTTCCTCGGCTCCTGCACCAACGGCCGGCTGGAGGACCTGCGCGCCGCAGCGGCGGTGCTGCGCGGCCGCTCGGTCGCCCCGGGCCTGCGCATGCTGGTGGTCCCCGGGTCCGACCGGGTCCGCGAGGCAGCCGAGAGCGAAGGGCTGCACCACGTATTCCGGGACGCCGGCGCCGAGTGGCGCAATGCCGGCTGCTCGATGTGCATGGCGATGAACCCCGACTTCCTCCAGCCGGGCCAGCGCGCGGCCTCCACCTCCAACCGCAACTTCGAGGGCCGTCAGGGAGCGGGGTCCCGCACCCACCTGGTCTCGCCCGCCGTCGCCGCGGCCACCGCGGTGGCCGGAGCACTCAGCTCCCCCGCCGACCTGCCCGCACCCCCTGCCGCCCGCTCCGTCACCGACGAGGTCTGA
- the leuD gene encoding 3-isopropylmalate dehydratase small subunit: protein MQAFRLHTGRVLPMRRSNVDTDQLIPVRFLKRLTRTGYADGLFAAWREDPDFELNRPEYAGASVLVAGPEFGTGSSREHAVWALLDSGFRAVISSRFADIFRGNSLKNGLLTIQLDQGTVEALWRRAEEFPAEAVTIDLEALEVRAGDLRVGFELDPYHRMRLLEGLDEVDATLRHEAAVSAYEAGRPAWMPTVAAV, encoded by the coding sequence ATGCAAGCCTTCCGTCTCCACACCGGCCGCGTCCTGCCGATGCGACGCAGCAACGTCGACACCGACCAGTTGATCCCGGTCCGCTTCCTCAAACGGCTCACCCGGACCGGCTACGCCGACGGGCTGTTCGCCGCCTGGCGCGAGGACCCGGACTTTGAACTCAACCGCCCCGAGTACGCCGGCGCGAGCGTGCTGGTGGCCGGCCCCGAGTTCGGCACCGGCTCCTCCCGCGAGCACGCGGTGTGGGCGCTGCTCGACAGCGGCTTCCGGGCGGTGATCTCCTCCCGGTTCGCCGACATCTTCCGTGGCAACTCGTTGAAGAACGGTCTGCTGACGATCCAGCTCGACCAGGGCACCGTGGAGGCGCTCTGGCGACGGGCCGAGGAGTTCCCCGCCGAGGCCGTCACGATCGACCTGGAGGCCCTGGAGGTACGGGCGGGCGACCTCCGGGTCGGCTTCGAACTCGACCCCTACCACCGGATGCGGCTGCTCGAAGGGCTCGACGAGGTGGACGCCACGCTACGGCACGAGGCCGCGGTCAGCGCCTACGAGGCAGGCCGCCCGGCCTGGATGCCCACGGTCGCGGCCGTCTGA
- a CDS encoding heme-binding protein, giving the protein MADIRQRAAITNSLAQKILAAALKAAEELGIPSAVAVADESGHLNAFARMDGAPLLAIDIAQDKAYTAAGFGLATDAWHEFIKDDAPLAAGAPTGIRRLIVFGGGLPITVDGQLVGGIGVCGGHWSDDIKIAQAGLAVLD; this is encoded by the coding sequence ATGGCCGACATCCGCCAGCGCGCCGCCATCACCAACTCCCTGGCCCAGAAGATCCTGGCCGCCGCGCTCAAGGCCGCGGAGGAACTGGGCATCCCCTCCGCCGTGGCCGTGGCCGACGAGTCCGGGCACCTCAACGCCTTCGCCCGGATGGACGGAGCGCCCCTGCTCGCCATCGACATCGCCCAGGACAAGGCCTACACGGCCGCGGGCTTCGGCCTAGCCACCGACGCCTGGCACGAGTTCATCAAGGACGACGCGCCCCTGGCCGCCGGCGCCCCGACCGGCATCCGCCGGCTGATCGTCTTCGGCGGCGGCCTCCCCATCACGGTGGACGGCCAGCTCGTCGGCGGCATCGGCGTCTGCGGAGGCCACTGGTCCGACGACATCAAGATCGCTCAGGCCGGGCTCGCCGTCCTCGACTGA
- a CDS encoding acyl carrier protein, with translation MTVAANDTTSEAISAHLKTFIVDALFIDIDPAAIADDSLLGTEIGVDSLGFAELMAHLEDEYAITVSDGEFLPENFATVERIVQLVRSKLSGSAPKAG, from the coding sequence ATGACAGTCGCCGCGAACGACACCACCAGCGAAGCCATCAGCGCCCACCTGAAGACCTTCATCGTGGACGCGCTCTTCATCGACATCGATCCCGCGGCCATCGCGGACGACTCGCTCCTCGGCACCGAGATCGGCGTCGACTCGCTCGGCTTCGCCGAGCTCATGGCCCATCTGGAGGACGAGTACGCGATCACCGTCTCGGACGGCGAGTTCCTGCCCGAGAACTTCGCCACCGTCGAGCGCATCGTGCAGCTCGTCCGCAGCAAGCTCTCCGGCTCCGCGCCGAAGGCCGGCTGA
- a CDS encoding thioesterase family protein produces MIVNLEHSVLDAEVDEFDVVHFSNYVRWYGAALKEFLARYSEPAGFFGDGVEVRVARVRASYSNSARRDDVVSVSIRRVENLGRSLRLYFRAEASGELLARAELNLVFVRTDPYGLVRVPAALAARLASDQAEKTAAEQPTVGSAA; encoded by the coding sequence ATGATCGTCAATCTGGAGCACTCGGTCCTCGACGCCGAGGTGGACGAGTTCGACGTGGTCCACTTCTCCAACTACGTCCGCTGGTACGGCGCGGCGCTCAAGGAGTTCCTCGCCCGCTACAGCGAGCCCGCCGGATTCTTCGGGGACGGTGTGGAGGTCCGGGTCGCAAGGGTTCGCGCCTCCTACAGCAACTCCGCCCGACGCGACGACGTCGTGTCGGTCTCCATCCGCCGGGTGGAGAACCTCGGCCGCTCCCTGCGGCTGTACTTCAGGGCCGAGGCCAGCGGCGAATTGCTGGCCCGGGCCGAGCTGAACCTGGTGTTCGTCCGCACCGACCCGTACGGCCTGGTGCGGGTACCGGCGGCGCTGGCCGCCCGGCTCGCCTCCGACCAGGCCGAGAAGACCGCCGCCGAACAGCCGACGGTCGGGAGCGCGGCATGA